Proteins from a single region of Nakamurella deserti:
- a CDS encoding heme o synthase, translated as MRPAAESEAQDPVGDRTAGDTVATVRGADPVGGTDDVSVAATAKGGWKATVGAYVGLTKPRIIELLLITTVPAMIAAQRGVPSIGLALATLVGGTLAAGSANALNCVVDADIDAIMRRTRGRTLARHLVPTRNALVFGIVLGLAAVGFLAATTTWQAAVLALVAILFYVFVYSMWLKRRTSQNIVWGGLAGCMPVIIGWSAITGGIGWPAWVFFGVIFFWTPPHTWALAMRYKADYAAAGVPMLPVVRPHTEVVRQIVLYSWAMVVCSLLLIPASGWIYLAVAVPTGLWFLAVAHLLHKRVATGVEAKPMVLFHLSNAYLTLISVAWAVDAALSLPVLGWPWH; from the coding sequence GTGCGTCCGGCAGCAGAGTCCGAGGCCCAGGACCCGGTCGGCGACCGCACGGCAGGCGACACCGTCGCGACCGTCCGTGGTGCCGACCCGGTCGGCGGTACCGACGACGTCAGCGTCGCCGCCACCGCCAAGGGCGGCTGGAAGGCCACCGTCGGCGCGTACGTCGGGTTGACCAAGCCGCGCATCATCGAGCTGCTGCTGATCACCACGGTGCCGGCGATGATCGCCGCCCAGCGGGGCGTCCCCTCGATCGGGCTGGCCCTGGCCACCCTGGTCGGCGGCACGTTGGCCGCCGGCTCGGCGAACGCACTGAACTGCGTGGTGGACGCCGACATCGACGCGATCATGCGGCGCACCCGCGGCCGGACGCTGGCCCGGCACCTGGTGCCGACGCGCAACGCACTCGTCTTCGGCATCGTGCTCGGCCTCGCCGCCGTCGGCTTCCTGGCCGCCACGACCACCTGGCAGGCCGCCGTGCTGGCACTGGTGGCGATCCTGTTCTACGTCTTCGTCTACTCGATGTGGCTCAAGCGCCGGACCAGCCAGAACATCGTCTGGGGCGGGCTGGCCGGATGCATGCCCGTCATCATCGGCTGGTCGGCCATCACCGGCGGCATCGGCTGGCCCGCGTGGGTGTTCTTCGGCGTCATCTTCTTCTGGACGCCGCCGCACACCTGGGCGCTGGCCATGCGGTACAAGGCCGACTACGCCGCCGCCGGGGTGCCGATGTTGCCCGTCGTCCGGCCGCACACCGAGGTCGTCCGCCAGATCGTGCTCTACAGCTGGGCCATGGTGGTCTGCTCGCTGCTGCTGATCCCGGCCTCGGGCTGGATCTACCTCGCGGTGGCGGTGCCGACCGGACTGTGGTTCCTGGCCGTGGCGCACCTGCTGCACAAGCGGGTGGCCACCGGGGTGGAGGCCAAGCCGATGGTGCTGTTCCACCTGTCCAACGCCTACCTGACGTTGATCTCGGTGGCCTGGGCGGTCGACGCCGCCCTCTCGCTGCCGGTGCTCGGCTGGCCCTGGCACTGA
- a CDS encoding transglutaminase-like domain-containing protein: protein MTRSVATALDATVEKSSDVALQVAVAPSPGLTVRDGLVVTLDGRPLPVTETRTHTGTRMHLLRAPAGRLSIRYEATVTGRADPVPVTAAEVWEYLRPSRFVESDRFNDVAGELFGGVGDPARLLSAVSSWVGGALSYVPGSSGPMDGAGQTMDLGAGVCRDYAHLVAAMLRARGMAARVVAVYAPGCAPMDFHAVVEADLGGRWQVLDATLLAPRQTLVRIATGRDAADTAFMSSNGGSVVLDRSEVFAVVDGELPVDDLDSLVPLR, encoded by the coding sequence CTGACCCGTTCCGTCGCCACCGCCCTGGACGCGACCGTCGAGAAGTCGTCCGACGTCGCGCTGCAGGTGGCGGTGGCGCCGTCGCCGGGCCTCACCGTCCGCGACGGACTCGTCGTCACCCTGGACGGCCGGCCGCTGCCGGTCACCGAGACCCGCACCCACACCGGCACGCGGATGCATCTGCTGCGGGCGCCGGCCGGGCGGCTGAGCATCCGCTACGAGGCCACTGTGACCGGTCGCGCCGATCCCGTACCGGTCACCGCGGCCGAGGTGTGGGAGTACCTGCGGCCGAGCCGGTTCGTCGAGTCCGACCGCTTCAACGACGTGGCGGGTGAGCTGTTCGGCGGCGTCGGTGACCCGGCTCGGCTGCTGTCCGCCGTGTCGTCGTGGGTGGGTGGCGCGTTGTCCTACGTCCCCGGCAGCAGCGGACCGATGGACGGCGCCGGCCAGACGATGGACCTCGGGGCGGGCGTCTGCCGGGACTACGCGCACCTGGTGGCGGCGATGCTGCGGGCCCGCGGGATGGCCGCCCGGGTCGTCGCCGTCTACGCGCCCGGCTGCGCCCCGATGGACTTCCACGCCGTCGTCGAGGCCGATCTCGGGGGCCGCTGGCAGGTGCTGGACGCGACGCTGCTGGCCCCGCGGCAGACCCTGGTCCGCATCGCCACCGGACGCGACGCCGCTGACACCGCCTTCATGTCGAGCAACGGCGGCTCCGTGGTGCTCGACCGGTCGGAGGTGTTCGCGGTGGTCGACGGGGAGCTGCCGGTGGACGACCTGGACTCCCTGGTCCCACTGCGCTGA
- a CDS encoding COX15/CtaA family protein: MAVRDAPPIPRTTGLDGWRPSHRLQRGFALAAVITNAAIAVTGAVVRVTGSGLGCPTWPECHPGSLVPVIREENSTFHQLIEFGNRTLTGVVLVASLGTFLLIWRARPRRRSLVWLAAALPALVLFQAVWGGITVLFGLAWWTVAPHMLFSLGLLSVAVWVHQRLGETGDGPVVATVPRPLHLLAWATCGVLLLLCVVGTLVTAAGPHAGDSATARLDLSVRGLAQVHADLMFTYLGLLVAFGVALVAINAPAVLRRRMWVLVGVTLAQGALGIVQYQLGVPEVLVVLHVTGAVLLVTAAVRMLFATRTRTAATPA, encoded by the coding sequence ATGGCAGTGAGAGACGCCCCGCCGATCCCCCGCACCACCGGGCTCGACGGCTGGCGGCCGTCGCACCGGCTGCAGCGCGGCTTCGCGCTGGCCGCCGTGATCACCAACGCCGCGATCGCCGTCACCGGCGCCGTCGTGCGGGTCACCGGCTCCGGGCTGGGCTGCCCGACATGGCCGGAGTGCCACCCGGGCTCGCTGGTCCCGGTCATCCGGGAGGAGAACTCGACCTTCCACCAGCTCATCGAGTTCGGGAACCGGACGCTCACCGGTGTCGTGCTCGTGGCGTCGCTCGGCACGTTCCTGCTGATCTGGCGGGCCCGTCCGCGTCGCCGGTCGCTGGTGTGGCTGGCGGCGGCGCTGCCGGCACTGGTGCTCTTCCAGGCCGTCTGGGGTGGCATCACGGTGCTGTTCGGGCTGGCCTGGTGGACCGTCGCACCCCACATGCTCTTCTCGCTGGGGCTGCTGTCGGTGGCGGTGTGGGTCCACCAGCGGCTCGGTGAGACCGGCGACGGGCCGGTCGTGGCGACCGTGCCCCGTCCGCTGCACCTGCTGGCCTGGGCGACCTGCGGCGTGCTGCTGCTGCTGTGCGTGGTCGGCACCCTGGTCACCGCGGCGGGCCCGCACGCCGGCGACTCCGCCACGGCGCGCCTGGACCTGTCGGTGCGCGGCCTGGCGCAGGTGCACGCGGACCTGATGTTCACCTACCTCGGGTTGCTGGTCGCCTTCGGCGTGGCGCTGGTCGCGATCAACGCCCCGGCCGTGCTGCGCCGCCGGATGTGGGTGCTCGTCGGCGTCACCCTCGCACAGGGCGCGCTGGGCATCGTGCAGTACCAGCTGGGCGTCCCGGAGGTGCTGGTCGTGCTGCACGTGACCGGCGCGGTGCTGCTGGTCACCGCGGCGGTCCGGATGCTCTTCGCCACCCGCACCCGCACCGCCGCCACACCGGCCTGA
- a CDS encoding ABC transporter permease has protein sequence MTDLAPGTFRPRPGPAPVRRMLGAQTAFELRLLVRNGEQLLLALVIPIAALIGLTLVTLVELPAPRVGTVLAGVVTLAVLSTGFTSLAISTAFDRRYAVTKRLIGAGVPRGALLAGKSAAVGCVVAGQVVILGVIGLALGWRPTASAVLALPVILLGAAVFTGLGLLLGGLLKAELVLALANLLWIVQVAFGGVVVPLTTGPDWLAVVGEATPAGALSAALHAVLTDGRAPSAVSLLVLAAWGVAAWAATLQWFKWQ, from the coding sequence GTGACCGATCTCGCGCCCGGCACCTTCCGTCCGCGCCCCGGGCCCGCTCCCGTCCGCCGGATGCTGGGCGCCCAGACGGCCTTCGAGCTGCGCCTGCTGGTCCGCAACGGCGAGCAGCTGCTGCTGGCGCTGGTCATCCCGATCGCCGCCCTCATCGGGTTGACGCTGGTCACCCTGGTGGAGCTGCCCGCGCCGCGAGTCGGCACCGTGCTGGCCGGGGTGGTCACCCTCGCGGTGCTGAGCACCGGCTTCACGTCACTGGCCATCTCCACGGCCTTCGACCGCCGGTACGCGGTGACCAAGCGGCTGATCGGCGCCGGCGTGCCGCGGGGCGCCCTGCTGGCCGGCAAGTCCGCGGCCGTCGGCTGCGTCGTCGCGGGTCAGGTGGTCATCCTGGGGGTGATCGGCCTCGCGCTCGGTTGGCGGCCGACCGCCTCGGCGGTGCTGGCCCTGCCGGTCATCCTGTTGGGCGCCGCCGTGTTCACCGGTCTCGGGCTGCTGCTCGGCGGGTTGCTCAAGGCCGAACTGGTGCTGGCGCTGGCGAACCTGCTGTGGATCGTCCAGGTCGCGTTCGGCGGCGTCGTCGTGCCGCTGACCACCGGACCCGACTGGCTCGCCGTCGTCGGCGAGGCCACCCCGGCCGGTGCCCTGTCGGCCGCGCTGCACGCCGTGCTCACCGACGGCCGCGCACCGTCGGCAGTGTCACTGCTGGTCCTGGCCGCGTGGGGGGTGGCCGCGTGGGCGGCGACCCTACAGTGGTTCAAGTGGCAGTGA
- a CDS encoding ABC transporter ATP-binding protein gives MTAAVQVRGLVRRYGALTAVDGLDLTVEAGTMLALLGPNGAGKTTTVEICEGFARPDAGTVRVLGLDPWGDAARLRPRIGVMLQSAGAHLSARAGEMLRLVAACSADPHDPDWLLDTLGLTAAARTPVRRLSGGQAQRLNLAMALVGRPELLFLDEPTAGLDPQARHLVWDLLRTARADGVSVLLTTHLLDEAELLADQVVIVDSGRVVAQGSVSELVAGDEHLTFNATGGLDLSRLRNALPDGYLLGEPRPGHYRIDGAVTPAMMATVTAWCAQSGILATDLAIGRRGLEDVYLAATGRQVRS, from the coding sequence ATGACAGCGGCGGTACAGGTGCGGGGGCTGGTGCGCCGTTACGGTGCGCTGACCGCCGTCGACGGGCTCGACCTGACCGTCGAGGCCGGCACGATGCTGGCGCTGCTCGGCCCCAACGGAGCCGGCAAGACCACCACCGTGGAGATCTGCGAGGGCTTCGCCCGTCCCGACGCCGGGACCGTGCGGGTGCTCGGCCTGGATCCCTGGGGCGACGCGGCCCGCCTGCGACCCCGGATCGGGGTGATGCTGCAGAGCGCCGGCGCGCACCTCTCGGCCCGCGCCGGCGAGATGCTGCGGCTGGTGGCGGCGTGCAGCGCCGACCCCCACGACCCGGACTGGCTGCTGGACACCCTCGGGCTCACGGCCGCCGCCCGCACCCCGGTGCGTCGCCTGTCCGGCGGGCAGGCCCAACGGCTGAACCTGGCGATGGCGCTGGTCGGCCGCCCGGAGCTGCTGTTCCTGGACGAGCCGACCGCCGGGTTGGACCCCCAGGCCCGGCACCTCGTGTGGGACCTGCTGCGGACGGCCCGCGCCGACGGTGTCTCCGTCCTGCTCACCACCCATCTGCTGGACGAGGCCGAACTGCTGGCCGACCAGGTCGTCATCGTCGACTCCGGCCGCGTCGTCGCCCAGGGTTCGGTGTCGGAGCTGGTGGCCGGCGACGAACACCTGACCTTCAACGCCACCGGAGGTCTGGATCTCAGCCGACTGCGCAACGCCCTCCCGGACGGCTACCTGCTGGGCGAGCCGCGCCCCGGGCACTACCGCATCGACGGTGCCGTGACCCCGGCGATGATGGCGACCGTGACGGCGTGGTGCGCGCAGTCCGGCATCCTCGCCACCGACCTGGCCATCGGCCGCCGCGGTCTCGAGGACGTCTACCTGGCGGCGACCGGCCGGCAGGTGCGCTCGTGA
- the mptB gene encoding polyprenol phosphomannose-dependent alpha 1,6 mannosyltransferase MptB, with protein MSTQGAEAAAGPGAPRGRVPDAAHPGATATVTRADETHLDAQELRQLRVLRQTGTTGALLIAVGSVSSYGAANPIPNPVDGLRIIGLLSRVGPASLAVSYAGMGLVVLAWYLLGRLTTPGRIRRLTRPQLTHTLAMWAVPFLVTPPLFSRDVYSYLAVGKMMSLGFNPYDSGPLDVLGDGDAFAHQVDAKWQHTATPYGPAFLLIARAIVGVSGSHVILAVLLQRLVELIGVALIVWALPRLARRSRVDPISALWLGALNPLVLFHLVAGAHNEALMIGMMMAGLVVALDRSVILGTVLLTGAVGVKATAGLALAFLVVALALRAGGAWKDLWRWGLRVGAVFVGTFALLTLLAGVGVGWLAALNTPGLIRSFLSVTTAVSVVTGAAGTLLGLGDQTEGVLDVLHPLGTVVGTVLAGYVLWRCWRRGFDPVLGLGVAIGLFVILSPVVQPWYLLWAALPLAASTAVARYRDVTVAITMALSVMIMPSGSVIRPLIIAQAALAAAVVAVAAWYLLRRRRLIPISEWDRWLMASAKLARLRHPSAAGRRIPVRGPAAADPGPGIPPAPDAEVTPPGPDHHSASAPPSRGQT; from the coding sequence GTGAGCACCCAGGGCGCCGAGGCCGCCGCCGGCCCCGGCGCACCCCGCGGCCGCGTCCCGGATGCCGCCCACCCCGGCGCCACCGCCACCGTCACCCGCGCCGACGAGACACATCTGGACGCCCAGGAGCTGCGTCAGCTCCGCGTGCTGCGCCAGACCGGCACGACCGGTGCGCTGCTGATCGCGGTCGGCTCCGTGTCCTCCTACGGGGCCGCGAACCCCATTCCGAACCCGGTCGACGGGCTGCGCATCATCGGGCTGCTGTCCCGGGTGGGGCCGGCGTCGCTGGCCGTCTCCTACGCCGGCATGGGTCTCGTCGTCCTCGCCTGGTACCTGCTCGGCCGGCTCACCACGCCCGGGCGCATCCGCCGGCTGACCCGCCCGCAGCTCACCCACACGCTGGCGATGTGGGCGGTGCCGTTCCTGGTCACGCCGCCACTGTTCTCCCGCGACGTCTACTCCTATCTGGCCGTCGGCAAGATGATGTCGCTGGGCTTCAACCCCTACGACTCCGGCCCGCTGGACGTGCTCGGCGACGGCGACGCCTTCGCCCACCAGGTCGACGCGAAGTGGCAGCACACCGCGACGCCGTACGGCCCGGCCTTCCTGTTGATCGCCCGGGCGATCGTCGGGGTCAGCGGCTCACACGTCATCCTCGCCGTGCTGCTGCAGCGGCTGGTCGAGTTGATCGGGGTGGCGCTGATCGTGTGGGCGCTGCCCCGGCTGGCGCGCCGCAGCCGGGTGGACCCGATCTCGGCGCTGTGGCTGGGCGCCCTGAACCCGCTGGTGCTGTTCCACCTGGTCGCGGGTGCGCACAACGAGGCACTGATGATCGGGATGATGATGGCCGGCCTGGTGGTGGCCCTGGACCGGTCGGTGATCCTCGGCACCGTGCTGCTCACCGGAGCGGTCGGGGTGAAGGCCACCGCGGGCCTGGCGCTTGCCTTCCTGGTGGTCGCGCTGGCCCTGCGGGCCGGCGGCGCCTGGAAGGACCTGTGGCGTTGGGGACTGCGGGTGGGAGCCGTCTTCGTCGGGACGTTCGCGCTGCTCACGCTGCTGGCCGGGGTCGGCGTCGGGTGGCTGGCGGCGCTGAACACGCCCGGTCTGATCCGGTCTTTCCTGTCGGTCACCACCGCGGTCAGCGTGGTCACCGGCGCCGCCGGCACCCTGCTCGGGCTCGGCGACCAGACCGAGGGCGTGCTCGACGTGCTGCACCCGCTGGGCACCGTGGTGGGTACCGTGCTCGCCGGGTACGTGCTCTGGCGCTGCTGGCGGCGCGGTTTCGACCCGGTCCTCGGACTCGGGGTGGCGATCGGTCTGTTCGTCATCCTGTCGCCGGTGGTGCAGCCCTGGTACCTGCTGTGGGCGGCGCTGCCGCTCGCCGCGTCCACCGCGGTGGCGCGGTACCGCGACGTGACCGTGGCGATCACGATGGCGCTGTCGGTGATGATCATGCCCAGCGGTTCGGTGATCCGGCCGCTGATCATCGCGCAGGCGGCGCTGGCGGCCGCGGTCGTCGCCGTGGCGGCTTGGTACCTGCTGCGCCGGCGGCGGCTGATCCCCATCAGCGAGTGGGACCGGTGGCTGATGGCGTCGGCGAAGCTGGCCCGGCTGCGCCATCCCAGCGCCGCCGGGCGACGAATCCCCGTCCGCGGCCCCGCCGCGGCGGACCCCGGACCGGGTATCCCACCGGCACCGGACGCCGAGGTCACGCCCCCCGGTCCGGATCACCACAGCGCGAGCGCTCCACCATCACGAGGACAGACATGA
- a CDS encoding helix-turn-helix transcriptional regulator, which yields MNIAATTRPGADRPGAAVAPAAGAAGAAGTRDAVVQLVLSQGPVTAAAIASTLHLSVAGVRRHLDALEAEGAVSSRLQQTFNPRGRGRPARVYVLTEAGRARLPHAYDDLAVQALEFLAEQGGVDAVTAFARRRAERIVAGRRADLDAAPDVAGRVRVLAGALTDSGYAASIEQVGAGNQLCQHHCPVAHVAEKFPQLCEAEMNVFTEALGTYAQRLATIARGDSFCTTFVPTQGARTVAALPMPEVVRRTPVLTDS from the coding sequence GTGAATATCGCCGCGACGACCCGACCCGGGGCCGACCGCCCCGGTGCCGCCGTCGCGCCCGCCGCCGGTGCTGCCGGTGCTGCCGGTACCCGTGACGCCGTCGTGCAGCTGGTGCTGTCGCAGGGGCCGGTCACGGCGGCGGCGATCGCCTCGACCCTGCATCTGTCCGTGGCGGGTGTCCGCCGCCATCTGGACGCCCTCGAGGCCGAGGGTGCGGTCTCGTCCCGTCTGCAGCAGACCTTCAACCCGCGGGGCCGTGGCCGACCGGCCCGGGTGTACGTCCTCACCGAGGCCGGCCGCGCCCGACTGCCGCACGCCTACGACGACCTCGCCGTGCAGGCCCTGGAGTTCCTCGCCGAGCAGGGCGGGGTCGACGCGGTGACCGCGTTCGCCCGCCGCCGGGCCGAGCGGATCGTGGCCGGCCGCCGCGCCGACCTCGACGCCGCCCCCGACGTCGCGGGCCGGGTCCGTGTCCTCGCCGGCGCCCTCACCGACTCCGGGTACGCCGCCTCGATCGAGCAGGTCGGCGCCGGCAACCAGCTGTGCCAGCACCACTGCCCGGTGGCCCACGTCGCCGAGAAGTTCCCGCAACTGTGCGAAGCGGAAATGAACGTCTTCACCGAGGCGTTGGGAACCTATGCGCAGCGGCTGGCCACCATCGCCCGCGGCGACTCGTTCTGCACGACCTTCGTCCCCACGCAGGGCGCCCGCACCGTCGCGGCGCTGCCCATGCCGGAGGTCGTCCGCCGCACCCCTGTCCTCACGGACTCCTGA
- the sufB gene encoding Fe-S cluster assembly protein SufB — protein sequence MTQDETIDSLGNYAFGWSDSDAAGTNARRGVDSDVVRNISALKSEPEWMLAKRLKGLELFEKLPMPTWGSDLSGIYFDTIKYFVRSTEKQAATWEDLPEDIKNTYDKLGIPEAEKQRLVSGVAAQYESEVVYHQIREDLEKQGVIFLDTDTALREHPEFFEEYFGSVIPAGDNKFSALNAAVWSGGSFVYVPPGVHVDIPLQAYFRINTENMGQFERTLIIVDEGAYVHYVEGCTAPIYKSDSLHSAVVEIIVKKGGRCRYTTIQNWSNNVYNLVTKRAKAEEGATMEWVDGNIGSKVTMKYPSVWLTGEHAKGEVLSIAFAGAGQHQDTGAKMLHLAPHTSSTIISKSVSRGGGRTSYRGLVRVNPGAHHSKSSVQCDALLVDNISRSDTYPYVDVREDDVQLGHEAKVSRVSEEQLFYLMSRGLTEEEAMAMIVRGFVEPIARELPMEYALELNRLIELQMEGSVG from the coding sequence ATGACCCAGGACGAGACGATCGACTCGCTGGGCAACTACGCCTTCGGCTGGTCGGACTCCGACGCCGCCGGCACGAACGCCCGTCGTGGCGTGGACTCCGACGTCGTCCGCAACATCTCCGCGCTCAAGAGCGAGCCCGAGTGGATGCTGGCCAAGCGGCTCAAGGGCCTGGAGTTGTTCGAGAAGCTGCCGATGCCGACCTGGGGCAGTGACCTGTCCGGCATCTACTTCGACACCATCAAGTACTTCGTCCGGTCGACCGAGAAGCAGGCGGCGACGTGGGAGGACCTCCCCGAGGACATCAAGAACACCTACGACAAGCTGGGCATCCCGGAGGCCGAGAAGCAGCGGCTCGTCTCCGGTGTCGCCGCCCAGTACGAGTCCGAGGTGGTCTACCACCAGATCCGCGAGGACCTGGAGAAGCAGGGCGTCATCTTCCTGGACACCGACACCGCGCTGCGCGAGCACCCGGAGTTCTTCGAGGAGTATTTCGGCTCGGTCATCCCGGCCGGTGACAACAAGTTCTCCGCGCTGAACGCGGCCGTCTGGTCGGGTGGCTCGTTCGTCTACGTGCCGCCGGGGGTCCACGTCGACATCCCGCTGCAGGCCTACTTCCGCATCAACACCGAGAACATGGGCCAGTTCGAGCGGACGCTGATCATCGTCGATGAGGGCGCCTACGTGCACTACGTCGAGGGCTGCACCGCGCCGATCTACAAGTCCGACTCGCTGCACTCCGCGGTCGTGGAGATCATCGTCAAGAAGGGCGGCCGGTGCCGCTACACGACCATCCAGAACTGGTCGAACAACGTCTACAACCTGGTCACCAAGCGCGCCAAGGCCGAAGAGGGCGCGACCATGGAGTGGGTCGACGGCAACATCGGCTCCAAGGTCACCATGAAGTACCCGTCGGTGTGGCTGACCGGTGAGCACGCCAAGGGCGAGGTCCTCTCGATCGCCTTCGCCGGCGCGGGCCAGCACCAGGACACCGGCGCGAAGATGCTGCACCTGGCGCCGCACACGTCCTCGACGATCATCTCCAAGTCGGTGTCGCGTGGCGGCGGGCGCACGTCCTACCGAGGCCTCGTCCGGGTCAACCCCGGCGCGCACCACTCGAAGTCGTCGGTGCAGTGTGACGCGCTGCTGGTGGACAACATCTCCCGCTCCGACACCTACCCCTATGTCGACGTCCGCGAGGACGACGTGCAGCTGGGCCACGAGGCCAAGGTGAGCCGGGTCAGCGAGGAGCAGCTGTTCTACCTGATGTCGCGGGGCCTGACCGAGGAGGAGGCCATGGCGATGATCGTCCGTGGCTTCGTCGAGCCGATCGCCCGGGAGCTGCCGATGGAGTACGCGTTGGAGCTCAACCGGCTCATCGAGCTGCAGATGGAAGGGTCCGTGGGCTGA
- the sufD gene encoding Fe-S cluster assembly protein SufD, which yields MTEHSHVGGRTVNPSATPGAHMTRVVSTDLADHPVPTAKFEAWRFTPLRRLRGLHDEAPLTGRAGVDFEIEIDAPEEVSAVSLAGAAADWVRGSSGEHPVDRPAARAWNAAPDVFLVDIPAETVVTQPISVVFRGLSAENAAAAHLVVRIGHHASAQVTVTYEGSATLTENVEIVVGDGAKLTYASVQEWAPDAVHLSHHRLRVGRDATLTHSVLTFGGDLVRIFATGAYDGPGGDMEMLGLYFADAGQHLEHRLVLDHTAPNCKSRAYYKGALQGASAHTVWVGDVVIRPDAVATDTYEMNRNLLLTDGCRADSIPNLEIETGEIVGAGHASATGRFDDEQLFYLLSRGIPEEVARRLVVRGFFSEVLGRVGIPSVVEHVNEIVERELEIAGI from the coding sequence CTGACCGAGCACAGCCACGTCGGTGGCCGCACGGTCAACCCGTCGGCGACGCCCGGCGCCCACATGACCCGCGTCGTCTCCACCGACCTCGCCGATCACCCGGTGCCGACGGCCAAGTTCGAGGCCTGGCGGTTCACCCCGCTGCGCCGGCTGCGCGGCCTGCACGACGAGGCCCCGCTGACCGGCCGCGCCGGCGTGGACTTCGAGATCGAGATCGACGCCCCCGAGGAGGTGTCGGCGGTGTCGCTGGCCGGCGCCGCCGCGGACTGGGTACGCGGCTCGTCGGGGGAGCACCCCGTCGACCGGCCGGCGGCCCGCGCCTGGAACGCCGCACCGGACGTCTTCCTCGTCGACATCCCGGCTGAAACCGTGGTCACCCAGCCCATCTCGGTGGTGTTCCGCGGCCTGTCGGCCGAGAACGCCGCCGCGGCGCACCTCGTCGTCCGGATCGGCCACCACGCCTCCGCGCAGGTCACGGTGACCTACGAGGGCAGCGCCACGCTGACCGAGAACGTCGAGATCGTCGTCGGCGACGGCGCGAAGCTCACCTACGCCTCGGTGCAGGAGTGGGCGCCCGACGCGGTGCACCTGAGCCACCACCGGCTGCGGGTCGGCCGGGACGCGACCCTGACGCACAGCGTCCTGACCTTCGGCGGCGACCTGGTCCGCATCTTCGCCACCGGCGCCTACGACGGCCCCGGCGGCGACATGGAGATGCTCGGGCTGTACTTCGCCGACGCCGGTCAGCACCTGGAGCACCGGCTGGTGCTCGACCACACCGCTCCGAACTGCAAGAGCCGCGCCTACTACAAGGGTGCGCTGCAGGGCGCGAGCGCACACACCGTGTGGGTCGGTGACGTGGTCATCCGGCCGGACGCCGTGGCCACCGACACCTACGAGATGAATCGCAACCTGCTGCTGACCGACGGCTGCCGGGCGGACTCGATCCCGAACCTGGAGATCGAGACCGGCGAGATCGTCGGCGCCGGGCACGCCAGCGCCACCGGGCGTTTCGACGACGAGCAGCTGTTCTACCTGCTGTCGCGCGGCATCCCCGAGGAGGTGGCGCGCCGCCTGGTGGTGCGTGGCTTCTTCTCGGAGGTCCTGGGCCGCGTCGGCATCCCGTCCGTCGTCGAGCACGTCAACGAGATCGTCGAGCGCGAGCTCGAGATCGCCGGGATCTGA
- the sufC gene encoding Fe-S cluster assembly ATPase SufC, protein MATLEIRDLHVSVLTDEAPKEILRGVDLTINSGETHAIMGPNGSGKSTLAYSLAGHPKYEITSGSVTLDGVDLLELSVDARARAGLFLAMQYPVEVPGVSMSNFLRAAATAVRGEAPPIRKWVKEVKGAMGDLGIESEFADRSVNEGFSGGEKKRHEILQLGLLRPKFAVLDETDSGLDVDALRIVSEGVNRYKATSGETGDAVGVLLITHYTRILRYITPDFVHVFAAGRIVESGGAELAEELETNGYVRFTGAGASA, encoded by the coding sequence ATGGCCACACTGGAAATCCGCGACCTGCACGTCTCGGTCCTGACCGACGAGGCGCCGAAGGAGATCCTGCGCGGCGTCGACCTCACCATCAACAGCGGTGAGACGCACGCGATCATGGGTCCCAACGGCTCCGGCAAGTCCACGCTGGCCTACTCGCTGGCCGGTCACCCGAAGTACGAGATCACCTCGGGTTCGGTCACCCTGGACGGCGTCGACCTGCTCGAGCTGAGCGTCGACGCCCGCGCCCGCGCCGGCCTCTTCCTGGCCATGCAGTACCCGGTCGAGGTGCCCGGTGTCTCGATGAGCAATTTCCTGCGCGCCGCCGCCACCGCCGTCCGCGGTGAGGCGCCGCCGATCCGCAAGTGGGTCAAGGAGGTCAAGGGCGCGATGGGCGACCTGGGCATCGAGAGCGAGTTCGCCGACCGCAGCGTCAACGAGGGGTTCTCGGGCGGGGAGAAGAAGCGCCATGAGATCCTGCAGCTGGGTCTGCTGCGGCCGAAGTTCGCCGTCCTCGACGAGACCGACTCCGGTCTCGACGTCGATGCGCTGCGCATCGTCTCCGAAGGGGTCAACCGCTACAAGGCGACCTCGGGCGAGACCGGCGACGCGGTGGGCGTGCTGCTGATCACGCACTACACGCGCATCCTGCGCTACATCACCCCCGATTTCGTGCACGTCTTCGCCGCCGGCCGCATCGTGGAGTCCGGCGGGGCCGAGCTCGCGGAGGAGCTGGAGACCAACGGTTACGTGCGGTTCACCGGAGCCGGCGCGTCCGCATGA